A region from the Acidobacteriota bacterium genome encodes:
- a CDS encoding acyl-CoA dehydrogenase family protein — protein sequence MMDFDLTEEQRLLEQTVREWGAREVAPHIKELDRQHRFDPNVLPQMAELGLLGAPVPAEYGGAGMDYVSLGVICEELEYVDTSLRVIMSVHAGLNSLTLLAWGTEDQKQRYLVPQAHGQKIATYGLTEPSAGSDARGIQTVAIRKGDRYLLTGEKMWISLADVADNFLVFAWSDLEKKKQRDPSGISAFLVERAFKGFSSGTLKEKWGILAGNTGFFKMEEVEVPRENLVGREGEGFKIAMFALDQGRYTVAAGATGLIRACRDASAKYARERKTFGVEIAQHQLVKEMIAQMESDYQAARLLWLRAGYLKNQGRRNTRETGLAKWFATVASERAAGDAVQVHGANGYSDEYPVGRFYRNCKGAVIYEGTREIHKLMQADYVLGYRVDRPTRCELPPYRSAVKS from the coding sequence ATGATGGATTTTGACCTGACCGAGGAACAGCGCCTGCTCGAGCAGACGGTGCGCGAGTGGGGGGCACGGGAAGTCGCGCCGCACATCAAGGAACTCGATCGCCAGCACCGGTTCGACCCGAACGTGCTCCCGCAGATGGCGGAGCTGGGGCTGCTGGGCGCGCCCGTGCCGGCCGAGTACGGCGGCGCGGGAATGGACTACGTCAGCCTGGGCGTGATCTGCGAGGAACTCGAGTACGTGGACACGTCCCTGCGGGTGATCATGTCGGTGCACGCCGGGCTGAACTCCCTGACGTTGCTCGCGTGGGGCACCGAAGACCAGAAGCAGCGGTACCTCGTGCCGCAGGCGCACGGGCAGAAGATCGCCACCTACGGCCTCACCGAGCCCTCGGCCGGGAGCGACGCGCGCGGCATCCAGACCGTCGCGATTCGGAAGGGCGATCGCTACCTGCTGACCGGCGAGAAGATGTGGATCTCGCTCGCCGACGTCGCGGACAACTTCCTGGTGTTCGCCTGGTCAGACCTCGAAAAGAAGAAACAGCGCGATCCGTCCGGCATCAGCGCGTTCCTCGTGGAGCGCGCGTTCAAGGGGTTCTCGAGCGGCACGCTCAAGGAGAAGTGGGGCATCCTCGCGGGCAACACCGGCTTCTTCAAGATGGAGGAGGTCGAGGTGCCCAGGGAAAACCTCGTGGGGCGCGAAGGCGAAGGCTTCAAGATCGCGATGTTCGCGCTCGACCAGGGGCGCTATACCGTCGCGGCCGGCGCCACCGGGCTGATCCGGGCGTGCCGCGATGCAAGCGCGAAGTACGCGAGGGAGCGGAAGACCTTCGGCGTCGAGATCGCGCAGCACCAGCTGGTGAAGGAAATGATCGCCCAGATGGAGTCCGACTACCAGGCGGCGCGGCTGCTTTGGCTCCGGGCCGGGTACCTCAAGAACCAGGGGCGCCGCAACACCCGCGAGACCGGCCTCGCCAAGTGGTTCGCGACCGTCGCCTCGGAGCGCGCCGCGGGAGACGCCGTGCAGGTCCACGGCGCGAACGGCTATTCGGACGAGTACCCGGTGGGGCGGTTCTACCGCAACTGCAAGGGGGCCGTCATCTATGAAGGCACGCGCGAGATTCACAAGCTGATGCAAGCCGATTACGTGCTGGGGTACCGCGTCGACCGCCCGACGCGTTGCGAGCTGCCGCCGTACCGGTCGGCAGTCAAAAGCTGA
- a CDS encoding SAM-dependent chlorinase/fluorinase — protein sequence MSRPVIALLSDFGLRDHYTGTMKGVILGICPDAAVVDISHDIPPHDVLTAALELAASYKYFPAGTVFLTVIDPGVGSPRRGLAADTGDYRFVAPDNGVLTAVLQEAPPKKVVELTERRYARPTVSRTFEGRDRFAPAAAWLAKGIQLAALGRPVGEYQKLDIARPETAGDALHGAVLLVDRFGNAVTNIDRRTFEKFVNGGPVQIEVRTDRGSQRIGRLVATYADIGADEVCALFGSTDHLELAANAASAAERLVVARGAAVTIRKS from the coding sequence ATGTCGCGTCCCGTGATCGCCCTGCTCAGCGACTTCGGTTTGCGCGATCACTACACCGGCACGATGAAGGGCGTGATCCTGGGCATCTGCCCGGATGCGGCGGTGGTGGATATCTCGCACGACATTCCGCCGCATGACGTCCTGACCGCGGCGCTGGAACTCGCCGCGTCCTACAAGTACTTTCCCGCCGGCACCGTTTTCCTCACCGTCATCGATCCCGGGGTGGGCTCGCCCCGGCGGGGGCTCGCCGCCGACACCGGCGACTACCGGTTCGTGGCGCCGGACAACGGCGTCCTCACGGCGGTGTTGCAGGAGGCCCCTCCGAAGAAGGTGGTGGAGCTGACCGAGCGGCGCTATGCGCGCCCCACGGTCAGCCGCACGTTTGAAGGGCGGGACCGGTTTGCGCCCGCGGCCGCGTGGCTGGCGAAGGGCATTCAACTGGCGGCGCTCGGGCGGCCCGTGGGCGAGTACCAGAAGCTGGACATCGCGCGGCCGGAGACGGCCGGCGACGCGCTGCACGGGGCGGTGCTGCTCGTGGATCGCTTCGGGAACGCCGTGACGAACATCGACCGCCGCACGTTCGAGAAGTTCGTCAACGGCGGGCCGGTGCAGATCGAGGTGCGGACCGATCGCGGCTCGCAGCGCATCGGCCGGCTGGTGGCCACCTACGCGGATATCGGGGCCGACGAAGTGTGCGCGCTGTTCGGCAGCACCGACCATCTCGAGCTGGCGGCCAACGCCGCGAGCGCCGCCGAGCGCCTGGTCGTCGCGCGCGGCGCGGCCGTCACCATCCGCAAGAGCTGA
- a CDS encoding class I SAM-dependent methyltransferase, whose translation MLTDMLRRNPRRPDASDDDALEQIAETETLVASRAFPKFLASLGGREHLTIVDAGPIVGSNVDFFAARSACKIYVEDLFSEIERQARAGTREKLAAILPPRLRQADGSVDAVLCWDIFDFLDRATAQAFARELVRVMRPGGSLFGLFANAQGEQRQYTKFVIADETHFRHRTRPATPVPRQVLPNRDIIRLFDGLLVSDSFLLLTHTREIVFRKR comes from the coding sequence GTGCTCACCGACATGCTGCGCCGCAACCCGCGGCGTCCTGACGCGTCGGACGACGACGCGCTCGAACAGATTGCGGAGACGGAAACGCTCGTGGCGTCGCGGGCGTTTCCGAAGTTCCTTGCGTCGCTCGGCGGGCGCGAGCACCTGACCATCGTCGACGCCGGGCCGATCGTCGGATCGAACGTGGACTTCTTCGCCGCCCGTTCGGCCTGCAAGATTTACGTCGAGGACCTGTTTTCGGAGATCGAGCGCCAGGCGCGCGCGGGAACCCGCGAGAAGCTGGCGGCGATCCTGCCGCCGCGGCTGCGGCAGGCGGACGGCAGCGTCGATGCCGTGCTCTGCTGGGACATCTTCGATTTTCTCGACAGGGCGACGGCGCAGGCGTTCGCCCGCGAGCTCGTGCGCGTCATGCGCCCGGGCGGATCGCTCTTCGGGCTGTTCGCGAACGCCCAGGGGGAGCAGCGCCAGTACACCAAGTTCGTCATCGCCGACGAGACGCATTTCCGGCATCGCACGCGGCCGGCGACCCCGGTGCCACGCCAGGTCCTTCCGAACCGCGATATCATTCGGCTGTTCGACGGGCTGCTCGTGTCAGACTCGTTCCTGCTGCTCACACATACGCGGGAGATCGTGTTCCGGAAGAGATAG
- a CDS encoding polymer-forming cytoskeletal protein — protein sequence MWKKDEPARPFAGSQGPAGEPPPAPTTSAAPTRHVSEPVGQTGRETVNIGKSVVIKGELSGSEDLTIEGQVDGKIELRDNVLTIGPNARIKAQVFAKSVVVLGKVNGNVSASEKIDIREHGSVEGDIVAPRVAIADGAYFRGSIDMQRSGKPVEPRKDEAKAANVPAVASPTPAAAVTQH from the coding sequence ATGTGGAAGAAGGACGAACCGGCTCGCCCCTTCGCGGGCAGCCAGGGCCCGGCCGGCGAGCCGCCGCCGGCGCCAACGACGAGCGCGGCGCCGACGCGGCACGTCAGCGAACCAGTCGGACAGACGGGGAGGGAGACGGTGAACATCGGCAAATCGGTCGTCATCAAGGGTGAACTGAGCGGCAGCGAAGATCTGACCATCGAAGGGCAGGTGGATGGCAAGATCGAGCTGCGCGATAACGTGCTGACCATCGGGCCCAATGCCCGCATCAAGGCACAGGTGTTCGCCAAGTCGGTGGTCGTGCTCGGCAAGGTGAACGGCAACGTCAGCGCGAGCGAGAAGATCGACATCCGCGAGCACGGGTCCGTCGAGGGAGACATCGTCGCGCCGCGTGTGGCGATCGCGGACGGGGCGTACTTCCGCGGCAGCATCGACATGCAGCGCTCCGGCAAGCCGGTCGAGCCGCGGAAAGACGAAGCCAAGGCCGCCAACGTTCCCGCGGTTGCCAGCCCGACGCCGGCCGCGGCCGTCACCCAGCACTAA
- a CDS encoding cysteine desulfurase, producing MPYFDHNATTPVHPEVAETMSRVLRDEFGNPSSVHRYGQRAKAILDDARSAVAALIGGDPSEIVFTSGGTEADNFALRGVAESLEPTGRRHLIASAIEHEAVLNTLKALARRGWKTTLLPVDARGIVSPEALRAALMATPDPVALVAVMHANNEVGTVQPIAELAGLAHERGALFHTDAVQSAGKVPVNVADLGVDLLAVSAHKFNGPKGAGALWIRRGTRMTAHLTGGRHERNRRAGTENVAGIAGLGAAALLAREKMAAGARELAALRDRLEAGVLGRVPGTAVNGDIASRVPNTTNISFDGIEAESLLIALDLEGFAVSTGSACSSGALEPSHVLRAMGLPAHRTQNSIRFSLGLGNTEAEVDQLLAALPPIAEKLRSLTRGASRAARGT from the coding sequence ATGCCCTATTTCGACCATAACGCCACGACGCCGGTGCACCCCGAGGTCGCCGAGACCATGTCGCGGGTGCTGCGCGACGAGTTCGGCAACCCGTCGAGCGTGCACCGCTACGGGCAGCGGGCGAAAGCCATCCTGGACGACGCGCGGAGCGCGGTGGCGGCGCTCATCGGAGGGGATCCGTCGGAGATCGTGTTCACGAGCGGCGGAACCGAAGCCGACAACTTCGCGCTGCGCGGCGTCGCCGAAAGCCTCGAGCCGACCGGCCGCCGCCACCTCATCGCGAGCGCCATCGAGCACGAGGCCGTTTTGAACACGCTGAAGGCGCTCGCCAGGCGCGGCTGGAAGACGACGCTGCTCCCGGTCGACGCGCGCGGAATCGTCTCGCCCGAGGCGCTGCGCGCGGCCTTGATGGCGACGCCCGACCCCGTCGCGCTCGTGGCCGTGATGCACGCGAACAACGAGGTCGGGACCGTTCAGCCGATCGCGGAGCTGGCCGGGCTGGCCCACGAGCGCGGCGCGTTGTTCCACACCGACGCGGTCCAGTCGGCCGGCAAGGTGCCGGTGAACGTCGCGGACCTGGGCGTCGATCTCCTCGCGGTCTCAGCCCACAAGTTCAACGGGCCGAAAGGCGCTGGCGCGCTGTGGATCCGGCGCGGCACGCGCATGACGGCGCACCTCACGGGCGGCCGCCACGAGCGCAACCGGCGCGCCGGCACGGAGAATGTCGCCGGCATCGCCGGCCTGGGTGCCGCGGCCCTTCTCGCGCGAGAGAAAATGGCGGCCGGCGCGCGCGAGCTTGCCGCGTTGCGCGACCGCCTGGAGGCCGGCGTCCTCGGCCGCGTCCCCGGGACGGCGGTCAACGGCGATATCGCCTCGCGCGTCCCGAACACGACGAACATCAGCTTCGACGGCATCGAGGCGGAATCGCTGCTCATCGCGCTGGACCTCGAAGGATTCGCGGTGTCGACCGGGTCGGCCTGTTCCTCGGGCGCGCTCGAGCCGTCGCACGTCCTGCGCGCGATGGGACTGCCGGCGCACCGCACGCAGAACTCGATTCGTTTCAGCCTCGGGCTCGGGAACACCGAGGCGGAGGTCGATCAGCTGCTGGCGGCGCTGCCGCCGATTGCCGAAAAGCTCCGCTCGTTGACGCGTGGCGCGTCGCGCGCGGCGCGCGGCACATAG
- the mnmA gene encoding tRNA 2-thiouridine(34) synthase MnmA — protein MRIVVAMSGGVDSSVAAALLTEAGHEAIGLSMQLYDQRAEGGAGFGTCCTLDDLSDARRVARAIGIPHYIVNFEREFNDEVISNFVREYVAGRTPIPCVRCNSGLKFSTLLERAEGFGADRVATGHYARVDRRPDGRVRLLRGRDRGKDQSYFLFSLTQAQLARADFPVGALRKDDVREHARRLGLLVSEKKDSYEICFVPDNDYAGFVERHAAGTLGPGLIADRDGHVLGRHGGTHRFTIGQRKGLGISAAIPLYVVDIQPANRTVVVGPRSALERAAFTASTVNWIEGAPPAAPIRADVQIRYRHREAPATITPLDGARARVEFDDPQPAITPGQATVFYDGDEVVGGGWID, from the coding sequence ATGAGAATCGTCGTCGCGATGTCCGGCGGCGTGGACTCGTCGGTGGCCGCGGCGCTTCTCACGGAAGCGGGCCACGAGGCTATCGGCCTGTCCATGCAGCTGTACGACCAGCGCGCGGAGGGAGGGGCCGGCTTCGGCACGTGCTGCACGCTTGACGATCTCTCCGACGCGCGCCGCGTCGCGCGCGCCATCGGCATTCCCCACTACATCGTGAACTTCGAGCGCGAGTTCAACGACGAGGTCATCTCCAACTTCGTGCGCGAGTACGTCGCCGGGCGCACGCCGATCCCGTGCGTGCGCTGCAACAGCGGCCTGAAGTTCTCGACGCTGCTCGAGCGCGCCGAAGGGTTCGGCGCGGATCGCGTGGCCACCGGGCACTACGCGCGCGTCGATCGCCGGCCGGACGGGCGCGTGCGGCTGCTCCGCGGGCGGGATCGCGGCAAGGACCAGTCCTACTTCCTCTTCTCGCTCACGCAGGCGCAGCTTGCGCGGGCCGACTTCCCGGTCGGGGCGCTGCGGAAGGATGACGTGCGCGAGCACGCACGCCGCCTGGGGCTCCTGGTTTCGGAGAAGAAGGACAGCTACGAGATCTGCTTCGTGCCGGACAACGACTACGCGGGTTTCGTGGAGCGCCACGCGGCGGGCACGCTCGGCCCCGGGCTGATCGCCGATCGCGACGGCCACGTGCTGGGACGTCATGGCGGCACGCACCGCTTCACGATCGGACAGCGGAAGGGGCTCGGCATCTCCGCCGCCATCCCGCTCTACGTCGTGGACATCCAGCCGGCGAACCGCACGGTGGTCGTCGGGCCCCGCAGCGCGCTCGAGCGTGCGGCGTTCACCGCCTCAACGGTCAACTGGATCGAGGGGGCGCCGCCCGCGGCGCCCATCCGCGCCGACGTGCAGATTCGTTACCGCCACCGCGAGGCGCCGGCCACGATCACCCCGCTCGACGGGGCGCGCGCGCGCGTCGAGTTCGACGACCCGCAGCCCGCCATCACGCCGGGACAGGCGACGGTCTTCTATGACGGCGACGAAGTCGTCGGTGGAGG